One window of the Fusobacterium animalis 7_1 genome contains the following:
- a CDS encoding dihydroorotate dehydrogenase: protein MSERLRVQIPGLDLKNPIMPASGCFAFGIEYAELYDISKLGAIMIKAATKEARFGNPTPRVAETSSGMLNAIGLQNPGVDEIISNQLKKLEKYDVPIIANVAGSDIDDYVYVADKISKSPNVKALELNISCPNVKHGGIQFGTDPNVAKNLTEKVKAVSSVPVYVKLSPNVTDIVAMAKAVEAGGADGLTMINTLVGIVLDRKTGKPIIANTTGGLSGPAIKPVAIRMVYQVAQAVNIPIIGMGGVMDEWDVVDFISAGASAVAVGTANFTDPFVCPKIIDNLETALDELGVNHILDLKGRAFRY, encoded by the coding sequence ATGAGTGAAAGATTAAGAGTACAAATTCCAGGTTTAGATTTAAAAAATCCAATTATGCCAGCCTCTGGTTGCTTTGCCTTTGGAATAGAGTATGCAGAACTTTATGATATTTCAAAATTAGGTGCAATTATGATAAAGGCAGCAACAAAAGAAGCAAGGTTTGGGAATCCAACACCGAGAGTAGCAGAAACTTCAAGTGGAATGTTAAATGCAATAGGTTTACAAAATCCAGGAGTAGATGAAATAATTTCTAATCAATTAAAAAAATTAGAAAAATATGATGTACCAATAATAGCAAATGTTGCAGGTAGTGATATAGATGACTATGTATATGTAGCAGATAAAATTTCTAAATCTCCTAATGTTAAAGCCTTAGAACTTAATATATCTTGTCCTAATGTTAAACATGGTGGTATACAGTTTGGAACAGACCCTAATGTTGCAAAAAATCTGACTGAAAAAGTAAAAGCAGTTTCATCAGTACCAGTTTATGTAAAATTATCTCCTAATGTAACAGATATAGTTGCAATGGCAAAAGCAGTTGAAGCTGGTGGAGCAGATGGACTTACAATGATAAATACTTTGGTAGGTATAGTTCTTGATAGAAAAACTGGAAAGCCAATAATAGCCAATACAACAGGTGGATTATCAGGACCAGCTATAAAACCTGTGGCAATTAGAATGGTGTATCAAGTTGCACAAGCAGTTAATATCCCAATAATTGGTATGGGTGGAGTTATGGATGAATGGGATGTGGTAGATTTTATATCAGCAGGAGCAAGTGCTGTTGCAGTCGGAACAGCTAACTTTACAGATCCTTTTGTTTGTCCTAAGATAATTGATAACTTGGAAACAGCACTGGATGAATTAGGAGTTAACCATATTTTAGATTTAAAAGGAAGAGCATTTAGATATTAA
- the carA gene encoding glutamine-hydrolyzing carbamoyl-phosphate synthase small subunit translates to MYNRQLILEDGTVYKGYAFGADVENIGEVVFNTSMTGYQEILSDPSYSGQIVTLTYPLIGNYGINRDDFESMKPCIKGMIVKEVCTTPSNFRSEKTLDEALKDFGIPGIYGIDTRALTRKLRSKGVIKGCLVSMDKNIDEVVAELKKTILPTNQIEQVSTKSISPALGRGRRVVLVDLGMKIGIVRELVSRGCDVIVVPYNITADEVLRLEPDGVMLTNGPGDPEDAKESIEMIKGIIDKVTIFGICMGHQLVSLACGAKTYKLKFGHRGGNHPVKNILTGRVDITSQNHGYAVDIDSLKDTDLELTHIAINDRSCEGVRHKKYPVFTVQFHPEAAAGPHDTSYLFDEFIKNIDENMK, encoded by the coding sequence ATGTACAACAGACAACTAATTTTAGAAGATGGAACTGTCTATAAAGGTTATGCTTTTGGAGCTGATGTAGAAAATATAGGAGAAGTAGTTTTTAATACTTCAATGACAGGTTATCAAGAAATTTTATCAGATCCTTCATACAGTGGACAGATAGTTACATTGACTTATCCACTTATTGGAAATTATGGAATAAATCGTGATGATTTTGAATCAATGAAACCTTGTATAAAAGGAATGATAGTTAAAGAAGTGTGTACAACACCTTCAAATTTTAGAAGTGAAAAAACTCTTGATGAAGCCTTAAAAGATTTTGGAATACCAGGCATTTATGGAATAGATACGAGAGCATTGACAAGAAAACTTCGTTCAAAAGGAGTTATAAAAGGTTGTCTTGTTTCAATGGATAAAAATATAGATGAAGTTGTAGCAGAATTGAAGAAAACTATATTACCCACTAATCAAATAGAACAAGTTTCAACAAAATCAATATCTCCTGCTTTGGGGAGAGGAAGAAGAGTTGTATTAGTTGACTTAGGAATGAAAATAGGGATAGTAAGAGAATTAGTTTCAAGAGGTTGTGATGTAATAGTAGTTCCTTATAATATAACAGCAGATGAAGTTTTAAGATTAGAGCCAGATGGAGTAATGCTTACTAATGGGCCTGGTGACCCAGAAGATGCAAAAGAAAGTATTGAAATGATAAAAGGGATTATTGATAAGGTAACTATTTTTGGAATTTGTATGGGTCATCAATTAGTTTCTCTTGCTTGTGGAGCAAAAACATACAAGTTAAAGTTTGGACATAGAGGAGGAAATCACCCTGTTAAAAATATCTTAACTGGTAGAGTTGATATAACATCTCAAAATCATGGTTATGCTGTTGATATAGATTCATTAAAAGATACAGACTTAGAACTTACTCATATAGCAATAAATGACAGAAGCTGTGAAGGAGTAAGACATAAGAAATATCCTGTGTTCACTGTACAATTCCACCCAGAAGCAGCAGCTGGACCACATGACACAAGTTATTTATTTGATGAATTTATAAAGAATATTGATGAGAATATGAAATAA
- the pyrR gene encoding bifunctional pyr operon transcriptional regulator/uracil phosphoribosyltransferase PyrR, which translates to MKILLDENGIRRSITRISYEIIERNKTVDNIVLVGIKSRGDILAERIKQKLKELENIDVPLETIDITYYRDDIDRKNFELDIKDIEFKTNLTGKIVVIVDDVLYTGRTIRAGLDAILSKSRPAKIQLACLIDRGHRELPIRADFIGKNIPTSHSENIEVYLKELDGKEEVVIL; encoded by the coding sequence ATGAAAATATTATTAGATGAAAATGGCATACGAAGATCAATAACAAGAATATCTTATGAAATTATTGAAAGAAATAAAACAGTAGATAATATTGTTTTAGTTGGAATAAAAAGCAGAGGGGATATTCTGGCAGAAAGAATAAAACAAAAATTGAAGGAGCTTGAAAATATTGATGTTCCATTAGAAACTATTGATATTACATATTATAGAGATGATATTGATAGGAAAAATTTTGAATTGGATATTAAAGATATAGAATTTAAAACTAATTTAACAGGGAAAATTGTTGTTATAGTTGATGATGTACTATATACAGGAAGAACTATAAGGGCAGGGCTTGATGCAATTCTTAGTAAATCAAGACCAGCTAAAATTCAGCTAGCTTGTTTAATTGATAGAGGACACCGTGAATTACCAATAAGGGCAGATTTTATAGGGAAAAATATTCCAACATCTCATTCTGAAAATATAGAGGTATATTTAAAGGAATTAGATGGGAAGGAAGAAGTTGTAATATTGTAA
- the carB gene encoding carbamoyl-phosphate synthase large subunit: protein MPKRKDIKTILVIGSGPIIIGQAAEFDYAGTQACLSLREEGYEVILVNSNPATIMTDKEIADKVYIEPLTVEFLSKIIRKEKPDALLPTLGGQVALNLAVALYESGILDECGVEILGTKLSSIKQAEDRELFRDLMNELNEPVPDSVIVHTLEEAEKFVKEIGYPVIVRPAFTMGGTGGGICYNDEDLQEIVPNGLNYSPVHQCLIEKSIAGYKEIEYEVMRDSNDTAIVVCNMENIDPVGIHTGDSIVVAPCLTLTDRENHMLRDVSLKIIRALKIEGGCNVQIALDPNSFKYYIIEVNPRVSRSSALASKATGYPIAKIAAKIAVGMRLDEIINPVTKSSYACFEPAIDYVVTKIPRFPFDKFGDGDRYLGTQMKATGEVMAIGRTLEESLLKAIRSLEYGVHHLGLPNGEEFSLEKIIKRIKLAGDERLFFIGEALRRNVSIEEIHNYTKIDLFFLNKMKNIIDLEHLLKDNKGNIELLRKVKTFGFSDRVIAHRWEMTEAEITELRHKHNIRPVYKMVDTCAAEFDSNTPYFYSTYEFENESIRSDKGKIVVLGSGPIRIGQGIEFDYATVHAIKAIKKLGYEAIVINNNPETVSTDFSISDKLYFEPLTQEDVMEILDLEKPLGVVVQFGGQTAINLADKLVKNGIQILGSSLDSIDTAEDRDRFEKLLLDLKIPQPLGKTAFNVENALKNANEIGYPVLVRPSYVLGGRAMEIVYNDEDLKKYMEKAVHINPEHPVLIDRYLIGKEIEVDAISDGENTFIPGIMEHIERAGVHSGDSISIYPPQSLSQKEIETLIDYTKKLAKGLKVKGLINIQYVASKGKIYVLEVNPRASRTVPFLSKVTGVPVANIAMQCILGKKLKELGFTKDIADIGNSVSVKVPVFSFQKLKNVDTTLGPEMKSTGEVIGTDINLEKALYKGLTAAGIKIKDYGRVLFTIDDKNKEAALALVKGFSDVGFSILATEGTGTYFEEHGLKVKKVGKIDNSEYSVLDAIQNGDVDIVINTTTKGKSSEKDGFKIRRKATEHGVICFTSLDTANALLRVIESMSFRVQGL, encoded by the coding sequence ATGCCAAAAAGAAAAGATATAAAAACTATACTTGTAATAGGTTCAGGACCGATAATAATAGGACAAGCTGCTGAGTTTGACTATGCAGGAACACAGGCTTGTTTATCTTTAAGAGAAGAAGGATACGAAGTAATACTTGTAAACTCAAACCCTGCAACAATTATGACAGATAAGGAGATTGCAGATAAAGTATATATAGAACCATTGACTGTGGAATTTTTATCAAAAATAATAAGAAAAGAAAAACCTGATGCACTTTTACCAACTTTGGGAGGACAAGTTGCATTAAATTTAGCAGTTGCTTTATATGAAAGTGGAATTTTAGATGAGTGTGGAGTTGAAATTTTAGGAACAAAATTATCTTCAATAAAACAAGCAGAAGACAGAGAATTATTTAGAGATTTAATGAATGAATTAAATGAGCCTGTACCAGATTCAGTAATAGTTCATACATTAGAAGAAGCAGAAAAATTTGTAAAAGAAATAGGTTATCCAGTTATAGTAAGACCTGCATTTACAATGGGAGGAACAGGGGGAGGAATTTGTTACAATGACGAAGATTTACAAGAAATCGTACCAAATGGATTAAATTATTCCCCTGTTCATCAATGTTTGATTGAAAAATCTATAGCAGGTTATAAAGAAATAGAATATGAAGTGATGAGAGATAGCAATGACACTGCAATAGTTGTATGTAACATGGAAAATATTGATCCTGTTGGTATACACACAGGAGATTCAATAGTTGTTGCACCTTGTTTAACATTGACAGACAGAGAAAATCATATGTTAAGAGATGTATCTTTAAAAATCATAAGAGCATTAAAAATTGAAGGTGGATGTAATGTGCAAATAGCACTTGATCCTAACTCTTTTAAATACTATATAATAGAAGTAAATCCAAGAGTTTCTCGTTCATCTGCACTTGCTTCAAAAGCAACTGGTTATCCAATAGCAAAGATAGCAGCAAAAATAGCAGTTGGAATGAGATTAGATGAAATTATAAATCCAGTTACTAAATCATCTTATGCTTGTTTTGAACCAGCAATAGATTATGTTGTAACAAAAATTCCTAGATTTCCATTTGATAAATTTGGAGATGGAGATAGATATCTAGGTACTCAGATGAAAGCAACAGGAGAAGTTATGGCAATAGGTAGAACTTTGGAAGAATCTTTACTTAAAGCGATAAGATCACTTGAATATGGAGTACATCACTTAGGTTTACCTAATGGAGAAGAATTTTCACTAGAAAAGATAATTAAGAGAATAAAATTGGCTGGGGATGAAAGATTATTCTTTATAGGTGAAGCGTTGAGAAGAAATGTGAGTATAGAAGAAATTCATAATTATACAAAAATAGATTTATTTTTCTTAAATAAAATGAAAAATATAATTGATTTAGAACATCTATTAAAAGATAACAAAGGGAATATTGAACTTTTAAGAAAAGTTAAAACTTTTGGTTTCTCTGATAGAGTTATTGCACATAGATGGGAAATGACAGAAGCAGAGATAACAGAATTAAGACATAAACATAATATAAGACCTGTATATAAAATGGTTGATACCTGTGCTGCTGAATTTGATTCTAACACTCCATATTTCTATTCAACTTATGAATTTGAAAATGAATCAATAAGAAGTGATAAAGGAAAAATAGTTGTTCTTGGTTCAGGACCTATAAGAATAGGGCAAGGGATAGAGTTTGACTATGCAACAGTACATGCTATTAAAGCTATAAAAAAATTGGGTTATGAAGCAATAGTAATAAATAATAATCCTGAGACTGTATCAACAGATTTCTCAATCTCAGATAAACTATATTTTGAACCTTTAACACAGGAAGACGTTATGGAAATCTTAGATTTAGAAAAACCACTTGGAGTTGTTGTACAATTTGGAGGACAAACTGCAATTAATCTAGCTGATAAATTGGTTAAAAATGGAATACAAATTTTAGGAAGCTCTCTTGATTCAATAGATACAGCAGAAGATAGAGATAGATTTGAAAAATTATTGTTAGATTTAAAAATTCCACAACCATTAGGAAAAACAGCTTTTAATGTTGAAAATGCCTTAAAAAATGCAAATGAAATAGGTTATCCTGTGTTGGTTAGACCATCTTATGTATTAGGTGGTAGAGCTATGGAAATAGTATACAATGATGAAGATTTAAAGAAATATATGGAAAAAGCAGTACATATAAATCCTGAACATCCAGTATTAATTGATAGATATTTGATAGGTAAAGAAATAGAAGTTGATGCTATATCTGATGGAGAAAATACTTTTATACCTGGAATAATGGAACATATTGAAAGAGCTGGTGTACACAGTGGAGATTCAATCTCAATATATCCTCCTCAAAGTTTATCTCAAAAAGAAATTGAAACTTTGATAGATTACACTAAAAAATTAGCTAAGGGCTTAAAAGTTAAAGGACTTATTAACATTCAATATGTTGCAAGTAAAGGAAAAATTTATGTACTTGAAGTAAATCCAAGAGCATCAAGAACAGTACCATTTTTAAGTAAGGTTACAGGAGTTCCTGTTGCAAATATAGCTATGCAATGTATCTTAGGTAAAAAATTAAAAGAATTAGGCTTTACAAAAGATATTGCAGATATAGGAAATTCTGTTTCTGTTAAAGTGCCTGTATTCAGTTTTCAAAAATTAAAGAATGTTGATACAACATTAGGACCTGAAATGAAATCTACAGGAGAAGTTATAGGAACTGATATAAATTTAGAAAAAGCATTATATAAGGGGCTTACTGCTGCTGGAATAAAAATAAAGGATTACGGGAGAGTTCTATTTACAATAGATGATAAGAATAAAGAAGCTGCCTTAGCTTTGGTAAAAGGTTTCTCTGATGTAGGATTTTCAATTTTAGCAACAGAAGGAACAGGGACATATTTTGAAGAACATGGGCTAAAAGTTAAAAAAGTTGGAAAGATAGATAACTCAGAATATAGTGTTTTAGATGCAATACAAAATGGAGATGTAGATATAGTTATTAATACTACAACAAAAGGCAAATCTAGTGAAAAAGATGGATTTAAAATCAGAAGAAAAGCTACTGAACATGGAGTAATATGTTTTACATCACTTGATACTGCAAATGCATTACTAAGAGTTATTGAATCAATGTCTTTTAGAGTGCAAGGACTATAA
- a CDS encoding dihydroorotase — protein sequence MLLKNCKILKNSKFEKVDILIKDDKIEKISENINVTDENTIDVKNRFVTAGFIDAHVHWREPGFSKKETVYTASRAAARGGFTTVMTMPNLNPVPDSVETLNKQLELIKKDSVIRAIPYGAITKEEYGRELSDMEAIASDVFAFTDDGRGVQSANVMYEAMLMGAKLNKAIVAHCEDNSLIRGGAMHEGKRSVELGIKGIPSICESTQIARDILLAEAAKCHYHVCHISAKESVRAVREGKQNGIKVTCEVTPHHLLSCDEDIKEDNGMWKMNPPLRSREDRNALIVGILDGTIDIIATDHAPHTMEEKIRGIEKSSFGIVGSETAFAQLYTKFVKTDIFSLEMLVKLMSENVAKIFDLPYGKLEENSFADIIVIDLEKEITINPEKFLSKGRNTPYINEKINGIPVLTISNGKIAYIDKEEINL from the coding sequence ATGTTATTAAAAAATTGCAAGATTTTAAAGAATAGTAAATTTGAAAAAGTTGATATTTTAATAAAAGATGACAAAATTGAAAAAATTTCAGAAAATATAAATGTTACAGATGAAAATACAATAGATGTAAAAAATAGGTTTGTAACAGCAGGTTTTATAGATGCTCATGTTCATTGGAGAGAACCTGGATTTTCAAAAAAAGAAACAGTTTATACAGCTTCAAGAGCAGCAGCAAGAGGTGGATTCACAACAGTTATGACTATGCCTAACTTAAATCCTGTTCCTGACAGTGTTGAAACTTTAAATAAACAATTAGAACTTATAAAAAAAGATTCTGTTATTAGAGCAATTCCTTATGGAGCAATAACAAAAGAAGAATATGGTAGAGAGCTTTCAGATATGGAAGCTATAGCCAGTGATGTATTTGCCTTCACTGATGATGGTAGAGGAGTACAAAGTGCTAATGTTATGTATGAAGCAATGTTAATGGGAGCAAAGTTGAATAAGGCTATTGTTGCACACTGTGAAGATAATTCTCTTATAAGAGGTGGTGCAATGCATGAAGGAAAAAGAAGTGTAGAACTTGGAATAAAAGGGATACCTTCAATATGTGAATCAACTCAAATAGCAAGAGATATACTTTTAGCTGAGGCAGCAAAATGCCATTATCATGTATGCCATATATCAGCTAAGGAGTCAGTTAGAGCAGTAAGAGAAGGGAAACAGAATGGTATAAAAGTAACTTGTGAGGTCACACCACATCATTTATTGAGTTGTGATGAAGATATAAAAGAAGATAATGGAATGTGGAAAATGAATCCTCCTTTAAGAAGTAGAGAAGATAGAAATGCTTTAATAGTTGGAATTTTAGATGGGACAATAGATATTATTGCAACTGACCATGCTCCACACACTATGGAAGAAAAAATAAGAGGGATAGAAAAATCTTCATTTGGTATAGTTGGTTCAGAAACTGCTTTTGCACAACTTTATACAAAGTTTGTTAAAACTGATATATTCTCTTTGGAAATGTTAGTTAAGTTAATGTCAGAAAATGTTGCTAAAATATTTGATTTACCTTATGGGAAATTAGAGGAAAATTCTTTTGCAGATATAATTGTAATAGATTTAGAAAAAGAAATAACAATTAATCCTGAAAAATTTTTAAGTAAAGGAAGAAATACACCTTATATCAATGAAAAAATAAATGGAATACCTGTTTTAACTATAAGTAATGGGAAAATTGCTTATATAGATAAAGAAGAAATTAATTTATAA
- the pyrF gene encoding orotidine-5'-phosphate decarboxylase, producing the protein MKKEVIIALDFPTLEKTLEFLDKFKEEKLFVKVGMELYLQNGPIVIDEIKKRGHKIFLDLKLHDIPNTVYSAAKGLAKFNIDILTVHAAGGSEMLKGAKRAMIEAGVNTKVIAITQLTSTSEEDMRKEQNIQTSIEESVLNYARLAKESGVDGVVSSVLETKKIREQNGEDFIIINPGIRLAEDSKGDQKRVATPIDANRDGASYIVVGRSITGNANPEERYRVIKNMFEMGDKYVR; encoded by the coding sequence ATGAAAAAAGAAGTTATAATAGCACTAGATTTTCCAACATTAGAAAAAACTTTAGAATTTTTAGATAAATTCAAAGAAGAAAAATTATTTGTAAAAGTTGGAATGGAGTTATATCTACAAAATGGACCAATAGTAATAGATGAAATTAAAAAAAGAGGACATAAAATTTTCTTAGATTTAAAATTACATGATATTCCAAATACTGTCTACTCTGCTGCAAAAGGATTGGCTAAATTTAATATAGATATTTTAACTGTCCATGCAGCTGGTGGTTCTGAAATGTTAAAAGGAGCAAAAAGAGCTATGATAGAAGCAGGAGTAAATACAAAAGTTATTGCTATTACTCAACTTACTTCAACAAGTGAAGAAGATATGAGAAAAGAACAAAATATTCAAACAAGTATAGAAGAATCTGTTTTAAATTATGCTAGACTTGCAAAAGAAAGTGGAGTTGATGGAGTGGTATCTTCTGTTCTTGAAACAAAGAAAATTAGAGAACAAAATGGAGAAGATTTCATAATAATAAATCCAGGAATAAGATTAGCTGAAGATTCAAAAGGTGACCAAAAAAGAGTAGCTACTCCAATAGATGCTAATAGAGATGGAGCTAGTTATATTGTTGTAGGTAGGTCAATAACTGGAAATGCAAATCCAGAAGAAAGATATAGAGTTATAAAAAATATGTTTGAAATGGGGGATAAATATGTTAGATAG
- a CDS encoding aspartate carbamoyltransferase catalytic subunit: MKNLLSMEDLTNEEILFLVKRAIDLKKGAENKKRNDLFVANLFFENSTRTKKSFEVAEKKLNLNVVDFEVSTSSVQKGETLYDTCKTLEMIGINMLVIRHSENEYYKQLKNLKIPIINGGDGSGEHPSQCLLDIMTIYETYGKFDGLDIIIAGDIKNSRVARSNKKALTRLGAKVSFVAPEIWKDESLGEFVNFDDVIDKVDICMLLRVQHERHTDSKEKTEFSKENYHKKYGLTEERYKRLKEGAIIMHPAPVNRDVEIADSLVESEKSRIFEQMRNGMFMRQAILEYIIEKNKI; encoded by the coding sequence ATGAAAAATTTGTTATCCATGGAAGATTTAACAAATGAAGAAATTTTATTTTTGGTTAAAAGAGCAATAGATTTAAAAAAAGGAGCAGAGAATAAAAAAAGGAATGATTTGTTTGTAGCAAATTTATTTTTTGAAAATTCTACTCGTACAAAAAAGAGTTTTGAAGTAGCAGAAAAAAAATTAAATCTTAATGTGGTTGATTTTGAAGTATCAACTTCTTCTGTTCAAAAAGGAGAAACTCTTTATGATACTTGCAAAACCTTGGAGATGATAGGAATTAATATGTTGGTTATTAGACACTCAGAAAATGAATATTATAAGCAACTTAAAAATTTAAAAATTCCTATAATAAATGGTGGAGATGGAAGTGGAGAACACCCTTCACAATGTCTTTTAGATATTATGACTATATATGAAACTTATGGTAAATTTGATGGTTTAGATATAATAATTGCAGGAGATATAAAAAATTCAAGAGTGGCAAGAAGTAATAAAAAAGCACTTACAAGATTAGGAGCAAAAGTTAGTTTTGTAGCACCTGAAATTTGGAAAGATGAAAGCCTAGGAGAGTTTGTAAATTTTGATGATGTAATAGATAAAGTAGATATTTGTATGCTTTTAAGAGTTCAACATGAGAGACATACAGATAGTAAAGAAAAAACAGAATTCTCAAAAGAAAACTATCATAAAAAATATGGTTTAACTGAAGAAAGATACAAAAGATTAAAAGAGGGAGCAATTATAATGCACCCAGCACCTGTAAATAGAGATGTTGAAATAGCAGATAGTTTAGTTGAAAGTGAAAAATCTCGTATATTTGAACAAATGAGAAATGGAATGTTTATGAGACAAGCTATACTTGAATATATTATAGAGAAAAATAAAATATGA
- a CDS encoding isochorismatase family protein: protein MKNILLIVDMQKGFARYKQTLDLKDKILKLLELKVFDSVIATRFLNDNNSIYERLLEWKRLKTEDERAIDSSYNQYIDFVFDKYIYNCVNSSFIQKLCQLNDGKYPEKIFIVGADTDCCVLTIATSLFENNIRPVVLTNYCSSNGGDLSHEAGILCMRRLIGKEQLIDIEINETIDLLNI from the coding sequence ATGAAAAATATCTTATTAATAGTAGATATGCAAAAAGGGTTTGCAAGATATAAACAAACTCTTGATTTGAAAGATAAAATATTAAAATTACTTGAATTAAAAGTTTTTGATTCTGTAATAGCAACTAGATTTTTAAATGATAATAATAGTATATATGAAAGATTATTAGAATGGAAAAGATTGAAAACTGAAGATGAAAGAGCAATAGATTCAAGTTATAATCAATATATTGATTTTGTTTTTGATAAATATATATATAATTGTGTCAATTCAAGTTTTATACAAAAATTATGCCAATTAAATGATGGAAAATATCCTGAAAAAATATTTATTGTTGGAGCAGATACAGATTGTTGCGTTCTAACAATCGCTACATCATTGTTTGAAAATAATATTAGACCAGTTGTGCTGACTAATTATTGTTCTTCTAATGGTGGAGATTTATCACATGAAGCTGGAATTTTGTGTATGAGGAGGCTTATAGGAAAAGAACAATTGATTGATATAGAGATTAATGAGACTATAGACTTACTAAATATATAG
- a CDS encoding dihydroorotate dehydrogenase electron transfer subunit codes for MKMEDCTVEENVQIAKDTYKMKIKGNFVKECRTPGQFVNIRIGDGREHVLRRPISISEIDRGENLVTIIYRIVGEGTKFMSNIKKGNEIDIMGPLGRGYDVLSLKKGQTALLVGGGIGVPPLYELAKQFNQREIKTIAILGFNSKDEVFYEDEFKKFSETYVSTVDGSVGTKGFVTDVIKKLKEENNLVFDKYYSCGPVPMLKALVNTVGEDGYISLENRMACGIGACYACVCKKKGKKKDAYTRVCYDGPVYLASDIVIE; via the coding sequence ATGAAAATGGAAGATTGTACAGTTGAAGAAAATGTACAAATAGCAAAAGATACATATAAAATGAAAATAAAAGGAAACTTTGTAAAAGAATGTAGAACTCCTGGGCAATTCGTAAATATTAGAATAGGTGATGGGAGGGAACATGTATTGAGAAGACCTATCTCAATTTCTGAAATTGATAGAGGAGAAAATTTAGTAACTATAATATATAGGATAGTTGGAGAAGGTACTAAATTTATGTCTAACATCAAAAAAGGAAATGAAATAGATATAATGGGACCTTTGGGTAGAGGTTATGATGTTCTTTCATTAAAAAAAGGGCAAACAGCACTTTTAGTTGGTGGAGGAATAGGAGTTCCTCCTCTATATGAACTAGCTAAGCAATTTAATCAAAGGGAGATAAAAACTATTGCAATATTAGGTTTTAATTCAAAAGATGAAGTTTTTTATGAAGATGAATTTAAAAAGTTTAGTGAAACTTATGTTTCAACAGTTGATGGAAGTGTAGGAACAAAAGGTTTTGTAACTGATGTTATAAAAAAACTTAAAGAAGAAAATAACCTAGTCTTTGATAAGTACTATAGTTGTGGACCTGTTCCGATGTTAAAGGCATTGGTGAACACAGTTGGAGAAGATGGATATATTTCTCTTGAAAATAGAATGGCTTGTGGAATAGGTGCTTGCTATGCCTGTGTTTGCAAGAAAAAAGGTAAAAAGAAAGATGCCTATACAAGAGTTTGCTATGATGGACCAGTTTATTTGGCTAGTGACATTGTAATTGAATAA
- the pyrE gene encoding orotate phosphoribosyltransferase, with protein MLDREIINALLEIKAVELRVDKENWFTWASGIKSPIYCDNRLTMSYPKIRKQIAEGFVKKIKELYPDVEYIVGTATAGIPHAAWISDIMDLPMLYVRSSAKDHGKTNQIEGKFERSKKVVVIEDLISTGKSSVLAAQALQEAGLEVLGVVAIFSYNLNKAKEKFDEAKIPFSTLTNYDVLLEVAKETGLIGNKENQVLVDWRNNL; from the coding sequence ATGTTAGATAGAGAAATAATAAATGCATTATTAGAAATTAAAGCTGTTGAATTGAGAGTGGATAAAGAAAATTGGTTTACTTGGGCATCTGGGATAAAATCACCTATATACTGTGATAATAGACTTACTATGTCTTATCCTAAGATAAGAAAACAAATAGCAGAAGGTTTTGTTAAAAAGATTAAAGAACTATATCCTGATGTAGAATATATAGTTGGAACAGCTACTGCTGGTATTCCTCATGCCGCTTGGATAAGTGATATCATGGACTTACCTATGCTATATGTGAGAAGTTCTGCTAAGGACCATGGAAAGACTAATCAAATAGAAGGTAAATTTGAAAGGAGTAAAAAAGTTGTGGTAATAGAAGATTTAATTTCAACAGGGAAATCTTCTGTTTTAGCAGCACAAGCATTACAAGAAGCAGGTTTAGAAGTTTTAGGAGTAGTTGCAATATTTAGTTATAATTTGAATAAAGCAAAAGAAAAATTTGATGAAGCCAAAATACCTTTCTCAACTCTTACAAATTATGATGTATTATTAGAAGTTGCAAAAGAAACAGGACTTATTGGAAATAAGGAAAATCAAGTTTTAGTTGATTGGAGAAACAATTTATGA